The Pedobacter frigiditerrae genomic sequence CGCTTACAAGCATTAATAAATCCAATCCAAAGGGCATTATATTAGATTTAAGAAACAACGGCGGTGGGATTCTTCAAGAAGCTGTAAAGATTGTAAACTTATTTGTGCAAAAGGATATCTTGGTTGTTGTGCAAAAAGGAAGAAATCCCGAAAAAACAATTAGGTATCAAACAACAAGCCAACCCATTTCACCTCAAGTACCTTTGGTTGTTCTAGTTAATGGTTCTTCGGCCTCAGCTTCTGAGATTGTGGCAGGTGCATTGCAAGATTTGGATAGAGGGATAGTGATTGGTCAGCGTAGCTATGGTAAGGGTCTAGTGCAACAAACTTTCAACCTTCCCTATAATAGTTTAGTAAAAGTTACAGTTGCTAAATATTATACGCCATCTGGGCGATGTATACAAGCCCTAGATTATGCACATAAAGATGAGAATGGAATTGCAGAGAAATTTGCAGATACAGCAATGAAAGCGTTCGGAACTAAAGGCGGAAGAACGGTTTATAATGGTAATGGAGTTTATCCAGATGTTTTTGTAGAGCCAGTTAAATATAGCCCAATAACCTTATCATTGGCAAATAAGAACCTTTTCTTTGATTATGCAAACGCCTATAAAAAAGCTAACAAAGAAGTGCCTAATGTTAAAACATTTCAGTTAAGTGATGCTAATTATACTCAATTTGTAAATTCGTTGGCAAGTAAAGATTATAGTTATATTTCAAAAACCGAACGTTTATTGTCGGATTTAAAATCTGAAGCTGAAAAGGAAAATAAATTAGCAGCTGTAAAAGTAGATTTAGAAGAGCTGAAGTCGAAAATGTTAAGTGCAAAGAAAACAGATTTGATAACACACAAAGCTGAAATTAAACGGGTTTTGGAAACCCAAATTATCAGTAGGTATTATTTCGAAAAAGGGAAAATAGAACAAGCTTTTCAATATGATAAGGAAATAGCTCAAGCAAAATCACTTTTTGGCAATCAATCTCAAATTTTTGCTATCTTAAAAGGAGATGGAAGCTATAGAACCATCGGAAATCCCTCTAAAATATCAAATTCTAATAATTAACCCTCTTTTCTTTCCAAATTTGTAACTAAGAATTAAGTTTTAACTTGTTTTTTATCAATTATTTAACTAAAAACTAAATCTCCTGTTCAAGTGTTAAAAAGTGTTAAATTTTAACACGTTCATTTTCAGTACATTATGAAAAATGACATTTTTTTTAACACGCTAAAATTTTGATTCCAAAGTAGTTTTATCCATATTTAGGGATTAATTAACTATTAACTAACCTAAATTTTATTAATTTATGAAAAAACTTGTACTAAGTTTATTCATCTTGTGTGCACTTACTGTGACCGCGTTCGCTCAAGAACGTACAGTAACAGGTACAATCAAAGCAAGTGAAGACGGATTACCTATCCCAGGTGCGTCCGTAAAAGTAAAAGAGGCTCCTGCAGTTGGAACAACAACAGGAGTAGATGGTAAGTTTACCTTAAAGGTGCCTGCAAACGGTAAAACTTTACAGGTTTCTTACTTAGGTTACCTTACTCAAGAGGTAGCTATTTCAAATAATGCTGTGAATGTTTCTTTAGTT encodes the following:
- a CDS encoding S41 family peptidase — its product is MKKIKISVLLMVTCFAIITVAFKEDLFLISKNLDIFASLYKEININYVEETNPGDLMKTGIDAMLEGLDPYTEYIPESEIENYKLNYVSTQYGGIGAGTLYIEGKLFVNEVSEGNPANKQDIKPGDQIVKINGIDTQGKDRNQISQLLRGPKGSSLSLVLIREGAVLNKTLIREEIKQPNVSYSGMLEDQIGYIKLDKFLENSGQEVKNALTSINKSNPKGIILDLRNNGGGILQEAVKIVNLFVQKDILVVVQKGRNPEKTIRYQTTSQPISPQVPLVVLVNGSSASASEIVAGALQDLDRGIVIGQRSYGKGLVQQTFNLPYNSLVKVTVAKYYTPSGRCIQALDYAHKDENGIAEKFADTAMKAFGTKGGRTVYNGNGVYPDVFVEPVKYSPITLSLANKNLFFDYANAYKKANKEVPNVKTFQLSDANYTQFVNSLASKDYSYISKTERLLSDLKSEAEKENKLAAVKVDLEELKSKMLSAKKTDLITHKAEIKRVLETQIISRYYFEKGKIEQAFQYDKEIAQAKSLFGNQSQIFAILKGDGSYRTIGNPSKISNSNN